In Mustela nigripes isolate SB6536 chromosome 2, MUSNIG.SB6536, whole genome shotgun sequence, a single window of DNA contains:
- the GMPPB gene encoding mannose-1-phosphate guanyltransferase beta isoform X2 translates to MKALILVGGYGTRLRPLTLSIPKPLVDFCNKPILLHQVEALAAAGVDHVILAVSYMSQVLEKEMKAQEQRLGIRISMSHEEEPLGTAGPLALARDLLSETAEPFFVLNSDVICDFPFQAMVQFHRHHGQEGSILVTKVEEPSKYGVVVCEADTGRIHRFVEKPQVFVSNKINAGMYILSPTVLRRIQLQPTSIEKEIFPVMAKEGQLYAMELQGFWMDIGQPKDFLTGMCLFLQSLRQKQPEQLYSGPGIVGNVLVDPSAHIGRNCSIGPNVSLGPGVVVEDGVCIRRCTVLRGARIRSHSWLESCIVGWRCRVGQWDRKRVGP, encoded by the exons ATGAAGGCACTGATCTTGGTGGGCGGCTATGGGACGCGTCTGCGGCCGCTGACGCTGAGCATCCCGAAGCCACTGGTGGATTTCTGCAATAAGCCCATCTTGCTGCACCAAGTGGAGGCGCTGGCCGCG GCAGGCGTGGACCACGTGATTCTGGCCGTGAGCTACATGTCTCAGGTGctggagaaggaaatgaaggcgcaggagcagagg CTGGGAATCCGAATCTCCATGTCCCATGAAGAAGAGCCTCTGGGGACAG CTGGGCCCCTGGCACTTGCCCGTGACCTGCTCTCTGAGACTGCAGAACCTTTCTTCGTCCTCAACAGTGACGTGATCTGTGATTTCCCCTTCCAAGCCATGGTGCAGTTCCACCGGCACCACGGCCAGGAGGGCTCCATCCTG GTGACCAAAGTGGAGGAACCCTCGAAGTATGGTGTGGTGGTATGTGAGGCTGACACAGGACGCATTCACCGGTTCGTGGAAAAGCCACAGGTGTTTGTGTCCAACAAGATCAACGCAGGAATGTACATCCTGAGCCCCACGGTGCTGCGGCGCATCCAG CTGCAGCCTACATCCATTGAGAAGGAGATCTTCCCTGTCATGGCCAAGGAGGGGCAGCTATATGCCATGGAGCTGCAGG GCTTCTGGATGGATATAGGGCAGCCCAAGGATTTCCTCACCGGCATGTGCCTCTTCCTACAGTCCCTACGACAGAAGCAGCCTGAGCAACTGTACTCAGGCCCTGGCATTGTGGGCAACGTGCTGGTG GACCCGAGTGCCCACATCGGCCGCAACTGTAGCATTGGCCCCAACGTGAGCCTGGGCCCGGGTGTGGTGGTGGAAGATGGTGTGTGCATCCGGCGGTGCACGGTGCTGCGGGGTGCCCGCATCCGCTCCCACTCCTGGCTCGAGTCCTGCATTGTGGGCTGGCGCTGCCGCGTGGGCCAGTGG GACAGGAAGAGAGTGGGCCcatag
- the AMIGO3 gene encoding amphoterin-induced protein 3, with protein MAWLVLLGALLCLPRVGVGSLGAEGFVPSAPHNCPYKCVCAADLLSCTGLGLQDVPAALPAAATDLDLSHNALQRLRPGWLTPFARLRALHLGHNELDVLGRGVFTNASGLRLLDLSSNELRALGRHDLEGLGALERLLLFNNRLAHLDEHAFRGLGALSALYLGCNELSSFSFHHLHGLGATHLRTLDLSSNRLGHIPATALAALPAFLKNGLYLHNNPLPCDCRLYQLLRRWHQRGLSAVSDFTREYTCLAFKVPASRVRFFEHSRVFENCSATLAQGLERPEEQLHVQMGRSLRLRCNTSIPTLRVAWVSPKQELLVAPGSQDGSIAVLADGSLAISNVQPRHEGLFVCLAVGPHLHHNQTHEYNVSVHSPRPEPEAFNTGFTTLLGCAVGLVLVLLYLFAPPCPGCRRCYRRTCRCCCRRRWPRAPSPLQDLSVQSSSVLSTTPPDVPSRKASVHKHVVFLEPGRRGLNGRVQLAVAEDFDLYNPMGLRLQAGSESASSTGSEGLVTT; from the coding sequence ATGGCCTGGCTGGTGCTGCTGGGTGCACTGCTGTGCCTTCCGCGCGTAGGGGTGGGCAGCCTGGGCGCGGAGGGCTTCGTGCCCTCCGCGCCCCATAACTGCCCctacaaatgtgtgtgtgccGCCGACCTGCTGAGCTGCACGGGCCTGGGGCTGCAGGATGTGCCGGCCGCGCTGCCGGCCGCTGCCacagaccttgacctgagccacaacGCCCTCCAGCGCCTGCGCCCCGGGTGGCTGACGCCTTTCGCCCGTCTGCGCGCCTTGCACCTGGGTCACAACGAGCTGGATGTGCTAGGTCGCGGAGTCTTCACCAATGCCAGTGGCCTGCGGCTGCTTGACTTATCATCTAACGAGCTGCGGGCGCTGGGACGCCACGACCTCGAAGGGCTGGGGGCGCTAGAGAGGCTGCTCCTGTTCAATAACCGACTGGCGCACTTGGACGAGCACGCATTCCGGGGCCTGGGCGCACTCAGTGCACTCTACCTGGGCTGCAATgagctctcttctttctctttccaccacCTCCACGGCCTGGGTGCCACCCACCTTCGTACGCTGGACCTCTCCTCCAACCGCCTGGGCCACATCCCCGCCACTGCCCTGGCCGCCCTGCCAGCCTTTCTCAAGAACGGCCTTTACTTACAcaacaaccccctgccctgcgaCTGCCGCCTTTACCAGCTGCTGCGGCGCTGGCACCAGCGGGGCCTCAGCGCAGTCAGTGACTTCACCAGGGAATACACGTGCCTGGCTTTCAAGGTGCCTGCATCCCGCGTGCGCTTCTTTGAGCACAGCCGGGTCTTTGAGAACTGCTCAGCCACCCTGGCTCAGGGCCTGGAGCGGCCAGAGGAGCAGCTGCATGTGCAGATGGGTCGGTCCCTGAGGCTACGCTGCAACACCAGCATCCCTACTCTGCGCGTTGCATGGGTGTCCCCAAAGCAGGAGCTGCTGGTGGCCCCGGGGTCGCAAGACGGCAGCATCGCTGTGCTGGCAGACGGCAGCTTGGCCATCAGCAATGTGCAGCCACGGCACGAGGGACTCTTCGTGTGCCTGGCCGTTGGGCCCCACTTGCACCACAACCAGACGCACGAGTACAACGTGAGCGTGCACTCCCCACGCCCCGAGCCTGAGGCTTTCAACACAGGCTTCACCACCCTCCTGGGCTGTGCCGTGGGCCTGGTGCTCGTGCTGCTCTATCTGTTCGCACCGCCCTGCCCTGGCTGCCGCCGCTGCTACCGCCGCAcctgccgctgctgctgccgccgccggtGGCCCCGGGCACCCAGTCCCCTCCAGGACCTGAGCGTGCAGTCCTCCTCGGTACTCAGCACCACCCCACCCGATGTGCCCAGCCGCAAGGCCAGTGTCCACAAGCATGTGGTCTTTCTGGAGCCGGGCAGGAGGGGCCTCAATGGGCGTGTGCAGCTGGCCGTAGCCGAGGACTTTGATCTCTACAATCCCATGGGCCTGCGGCTCCAGGCTGGCTCTGAGTCCGCTAGCTCCACGGGCTCTGAGGGTCTGGTGACGACCTAG
- the GMPPB gene encoding mannose-1-phosphate guanyltransferase beta isoform X1, with protein MKALILVGGYGTRLRPLTLSIPKPLVDFCNKPILLHQVEALAAAGVDHVILAVSYMSQVLEKEMKAQEQRLGIRISMSHEEEPLGTAGPLALARDLLSETAEPFFVLNSDVICDFPFQAMVQFHRHHGQEGSILVTKVEEPSKYGVVVCEADTGRIHRFVEKPQVFVSNKINAGMYILSPTVLRRIQLQPTSIEKEIFPVMAKEGQLYAMELQGFWMDIGQPKDFLTGMCLFLQSLRQKQPEQLYSGPGIVGNVLVDPSAHIGRNCSIGPNVSLGPGVVVEDGVCIRRCTVLRGARIRSHSWLESCIVGWRCRVGQWVRMENVTVLGEDVIVNDELYLNGASVLPHKSIGESVPEPRIIM; from the exons ATGAAGGCACTGATCTTGGTGGGCGGCTATGGGACGCGTCTGCGGCCGCTGACGCTGAGCATCCCGAAGCCACTGGTGGATTTCTGCAATAAGCCCATCTTGCTGCACCAAGTGGAGGCGCTGGCCGCG GCAGGCGTGGACCACGTGATTCTGGCCGTGAGCTACATGTCTCAGGTGctggagaaggaaatgaaggcgcaggagcagagg CTGGGAATCCGAATCTCCATGTCCCATGAAGAAGAGCCTCTGGGGACAG CTGGGCCCCTGGCACTTGCCCGTGACCTGCTCTCTGAGACTGCAGAACCTTTCTTCGTCCTCAACAGTGACGTGATCTGTGATTTCCCCTTCCAAGCCATGGTGCAGTTCCACCGGCACCACGGCCAGGAGGGCTCCATCCTG GTGACCAAAGTGGAGGAACCCTCGAAGTATGGTGTGGTGGTATGTGAGGCTGACACAGGACGCATTCACCGGTTCGTGGAAAAGCCACAGGTGTTTGTGTCCAACAAGATCAACGCAGGAATGTACATCCTGAGCCCCACGGTGCTGCGGCGCATCCAG CTGCAGCCTACATCCATTGAGAAGGAGATCTTCCCTGTCATGGCCAAGGAGGGGCAGCTATATGCCATGGAGCTGCAGG GCTTCTGGATGGATATAGGGCAGCCCAAGGATTTCCTCACCGGCATGTGCCTCTTCCTACAGTCCCTACGACAGAAGCAGCCTGAGCAACTGTACTCAGGCCCTGGCATTGTGGGCAACGTGCTGGTG GACCCGAGTGCCCACATCGGCCGCAACTGTAGCATTGGCCCCAACGTGAGCCTGGGCCCGGGTGTGGTGGTGGAAGATGGTGTGTGCATCCGGCGGTGCACGGTGCTGCGGGGTGCCCGCATCCGCTCCCACTCCTGGCTCGAGTCCTGCATTGTGGGCTGGCGCTGCCGCGTGGGCCAGTGG GTGCGCATGGAGAACGTGACAGTGCTGGGTGAAGATGTCATCGTTAACGACGAGCTCTACCTCAATGGGGCCAGCGTGCTGCCCCACAAATCTATCGGCGAGTCGGTGCCGGAACCTCGCATCATCATGTGA